Proteins encoded by one window of Dioscorea cayenensis subsp. rotundata cultivar TDr96_F1 chromosome 20, TDr96_F1_v2_PseudoChromosome.rev07_lg8_w22 25.fasta, whole genome shotgun sequence:
- the LOC120251052 gene encoding uncharacterized protein LOC120251052, which produces MKCPSIACLWPPSPPFHRVIAAVAIGSPPVLYTGASDNSIVWWLLSNSNSKIRPIALLCGHAAPILSLIPCVSYAEPSLFSISSDGVLCVWSRTTGRCHRRRRLPPWVGTPVAMSRLPSSSGNLCVTGVSHDSIAVVVVDSHGLNVVQTVFHGNLVISRSVKSVVVEDKGKDLTVILVDGRGQSQLLPVSKDSDPGGGSSSTMPRSSSLSSSDLANYSSGDGLSEDVEAVAVEAHGELLAVIFRARCEFRSVKNGVLIGEISSEETCWIGGMFLETDGSGMQGLSGDNVRSFAIWSANGVAMIYSIYSYGFSDSPLKFEIVCEISALSHCSSETAIVLFCELDHSLIHLESLCMAVGDSFLWKPHVTMWSVSEFESQRWVA; this is translated from the coding sequence ATGAAGTGCCCTTCGATCGCGTGCCTATGGCCTCCTTCTCCGCCCTTCCACCGCGTCATCGCTGCTGTTGCCATCGGCTCTCCTCCGGTCCTCTACACTGGCGCCTCTGACAACTCCATCGTCTGGTGGCTTCTCTCTAATTCTAACTCCAAGATCCGCCCCATCGCGCTTCTCTGTGGCCATGCTGCTCCGATCTTGTCCCTCATTCCTTGTGTCTCATACGCCGAGCCATCCCTCTTCAGCATTTCTTCCGATGGCGTTCTCTGCGTCTGGAGCCGGACTACCGGCCGTTGCCACCGCCGTCGGCGACTTCCCCCATGGGTCGGGACTCCCGTCGCCATGTCTCGCCTCCCCTCGTCCTCAGGGAACTTGTGCGTCACGGGCGTCTCTCATGATTCGATCGCCGTTGTCGTCGTCGATTCCCACGGTCTCAATGTCGTGCAAACAGTATTCCATGGGAATCTAGTGATTTCTAGATCGGTGAAATCCGTGGTAGTTGAGGATAAAGGCAAGGATTTGACTGTGATCTTGGTGGATGGACGAGGGCAATCTCAGTTGTTGCCTGTATCGAAGGATTCTGATCCTGGTGGGGGATCTTCGAGTACTATGCCGAGaagttcttctctttcttcttctgatcTCGCAAACTATAGTTCCGGAGATGGTTTATCCGAAGATGTTGAAGCTGTGGCGGTTGAAGCCCATGGGGAGCTCTTGGCTGTTATCTTTAGGGCTCGCTGTGAGTTTAGGTCGGTGAAAAATGGTGTATTAATTGGTGAGATCTCTTCTGAAGAGACGTGTTGGATTGGTGGAATGTTTCTTGAGACAGATGGATCTGGAATGCAGGGCTTGAGTGGAGACAATGTGAGGAGCTTCGCCATTTGGAGTGCTAATGGTGTTGCAATGATATACAGTATATACAGCTATGGTTTTTCAGATTCTCCATTGAAGTTTGAGATTGTATGTGAAATTTCAGCTTTGTCTCATTGCTCTAGTGAGACAGCAATAGTTCTATTCTGTGAGTTGGATCATTCACTCATTCATCTTGAATCGCTTTGTATGGCAGTGGGAGATTCATTTCTGTGGAAGCCCCATGTCACAATGTGGTCTGTTTCCGAATTTGAATCACAGAGATGGGTAGCTTAG
- the LOC120251941 gene encoding DNA-directed RNA polymerases II, IV and V subunit 9A-like translates to MRLMKFCRKCNNVLFPKEDLQNKVLLYACINCNYQEEAENHCVYMIKINQSLGKGSHGEKIAIADTTLPRTKNVTCSQCNYSEAVFFQEVAKGEDAVSMFFICCNPSCGYKWRD, encoded by the exons ATGAGGCTCATGAAGTTTTGCAGAAAATG CAACAATGTACTGTTCCCAAAGGAAGACCTTCAAAACAAAGTGCTGCTCTATGCCTGCATCAATTGCAACTATCAG GAAGAAGCTGAGAACCATTGTGTCTATATGATTAAGATCAATCAATCTCTTGGTAAAGGTTCTCATGGTGAAAAGATTGCAATTGCTGACACTACTCTGCCTCGTACTAAGAATGTCACTTGTTCTCAGTGCAACTATTCAGAGGCTGTGTTCTTCCAG GAAGTAGCTAAAGGTGAAGATGCTGTGTCTATGTTCTTCATATGCTGCAATCCGAGTTGTGGCTATAAATGGAGGGACTAA
- the LOC120251050 gene encoding uncharacterized protein LOC120251050 yields MMSMMLVVCSVMLVLSSLQVDARHVFEHWSLDGENKMSIMEALSQDSFCHSCLEVSRKAAKTLSDPKTFQGIGTLSNEMCHVLPTELQTQCLEVADTYIHHSRLFLRELFHEKHLCNSTGTCAQKSSSSDEDFVMNPTKLTDSKNCLTCRNSVKEILSRLKIPNMRMKIMEALIEYCEEVDENEAQCKQAVYSYAPSVISKLENLKPNDMCRMVGLCDEGISL; encoded by the exons ATGATGAGCATGATGCTGGTAGTATGCTCTGTTATGCTGGTTCTTTCATCTTTACAGGTAGATGCAAGGCATGTCTTTGAGCACTGGTCCTTAGATGGAG AGAACAAGATGTCCATAATGGAGGCTCTATCACAAGATTCCTTTTGTCATTCATGCTTAGAGGTTTCAAGAAAAGCTGCGAAAACCTTGAGCGATCCAAAGACGTTCCAAGGGATTGGCACATTGTCAAATGAAATGTGCCATGTTTTGCCTACTGAATTGCAAACACAG TGCTTGGAGGTTGCGGACACATACATCCATCATTCTAGGCTGTTTCTGCGAGAACTATTTCATGAGAAGCACCTGTGCAATAGCACAGGTACATGTGCTCAGAAATCCTCCTCCTCGGATGAGGATTTCGTTATGAATCCAACAAAG TTGACGGACAGCAAAAATTGCCTGACATGCCGCAATTCAGTGAAAGAAATATTGTCCAGATTAAAGATCCCTAACATGAGG ATGAAGATAATGGAGGCTCTCATTGAATACTGTGAAGAAGTCGATGAAAATGAAGCACaa TGCAAGCAAGCAGTTTACAGTTATGCCCCATCAGTTATTAGCAAGCTTGAGAACTTGAAGCCGAACGATATGTGCCGCATGGTTGGGCTCTGTGATGAGGGTATCTCTTTATGA